Genomic segment of Caldilineales bacterium:
CGTCCTGCCTTGTTTCCCTGCGTTCCGGTAAGAGCCAGCGATGCGCGTTTGAATCCCGCCGGGCGTCAGACATGGAGTCCGAACTACGATGAGCACCAACCCGCCCCTGACACGAGACCGTTTGATTACCGAATTGGCTATGGCCGAAGCCGACCTGGCCGAGGTCAACGGCCAGTTGTCTGAAAAACCCGACCTGGGTCCTGGCACGGGCAGCACCGGCGCTATGAACTGGGAGATGGCCCTGGCCCGCAAGGAGTATATCGAGGCGCAGATCAAATCGCTGCAACAGGCATTGGAACGCGCCCAAAGCGGGGCCTATGGCCTCTGCCAGAATTGCGGTAAGGAGATCGAGCCAGAACGACTGGAAATCCTGCCCTCGGCCACGACCTGCGCCGATTGCGCGCGCAAGAACCGCTTCCCAGCTTGACTTTCGCCTCCCCTTCGGCATAAAATTTTGGTTTGCACCTGCTGTTCCGCCTCTTTCACCCGAACTCACAAGCCCGCCAGGCCGACGTAGCTCAGATGGCAGAGCCTCCGCCTTGTAAGCGGATCGTCGCCGGTTCGAGTCCGGCCGTCGGCTCTTGACCTGGGCCGAGTCCCCTGCCTCGTTGATCCGTGGCTTTTTGTTTTGCTTTTTACCAACTGCCTTTGATAGAATAACCCTCATGGGTCGGTGTCCCGAGCGGCAAAGGGTGCGGACTGTAAATCCGCCGGCGAAAGCGCCTTCGCAGGTTCGAGTCCTGCCCGGCCCACTGAAGCATTGCGAATGTCGGATTGCGAATGTGAAACTCTGGACTTCGCGATCCGACATTCAAACCCGCCCACATAGCTCAGTCGGTAGAGCACATTCTTGGTAAGAATGAGGTCAGCGGTTCGAAGCCG
This window contains:
- a CDS encoding TraR/DksA C4-type zinc finger protein translates to MSTNPPLTRDRLITELAMAEADLAEVNGQLSEKPDLGPGTGSTGAMNWEMALARKEYIEAQIKSLQQALERAQSGAYGLCQNCGKEIEPERLEILPSATTCADCARKNRFPA